ccagacagttgaaggtatatgagaagaattatcttgtccatgatctcgagttggctgctattgttcatgccttgaagatcttgcgttattatttgtacggtgttccttgtgagatttatactgatcaccagagtttgcagcatctgttaaagcagaaggatcttaatttgcactagaggaggtggttagagctgctaaaggactatgatatcactatcttatatcacccggacAAGGCCAATAtggttgccgatgctttgagtcattgGGCAGAGAAtttagggagtttggcttatttaccagcagcggagatGCCCATGACGATGGATGTTCAGACCTTaaccagccagtttgtgagattggatctttcggatcccaatcgggttctagcttgtgtgatttctcggtcttccttgttcgaTCATATTCGagagcgttagtatgatgaccctcatttgtttgtcctcgaGGACAAGGTTCTGCGTggtgatgccagatatgtgacccttggtgatgacggggtattaaggatgtagggtcgggtctgtgtacccaatgttgatcggcttcgggagttgattctagaggagacccacagttcgcggtattccatccatccgggtgccgcgaaaatgtatcaggatttgagatagcactattggtggaggtagatgaagaaagatatagtcgggtatgtagctcggtgcctcaattgtcagcaggtaaagtatgagcaccagagatcaggtgggttgctttagcagatagagatttcggagtgaaagtgggagcagatcaccatggacttcgtagttggactcccacgaactttgaagaagttcgatgccatttgggtgattgtagattggctgaccaagtccgcgcacttcattcctgtgtgtactacttattctttggagcggttggcagagatttatatttcaggagatccccctgcacttttacgcttgggactacgagacgacacccgggagattcccctgtattgggtatttactttgggactacggattggtattccgtgATTTTCTCCTGCATATTTATAATTTGGGCTACGaaacgatatcccgggagatcctctgtgcctttatatttgggactacgggatgatatcccgggagatcccttgttgctatctctgtgtactgagcaTATTCTGTCTGTAATTTTACTCTTTATCAACTATTAATATCTTTAATTATAATGTCGTACTTCATACCGTCTTACctcgtttatatatatatatatatatatataaccaatagcgccctgaccttcctcgtcactactcgaccgaggttaggcttgacacttactgggtaccactgtggtgtactcatgccttttcctgcacatatttttcgtgtgcaaatccaggttctTTAGCTCAGCCATACGAttagtgaggcgaggcgatcttcagagacttcaaggtatatctgccgcgtccgcagaccgagaagtccctctctattttcTCTTTTAGCTATAGACTTTCTGCACtttcttttgattagacattctggaATTAGAACGCTATGTAGTATCTACAGCTTGCGATTTCATGACtcatatgaacctagagcttagataccaactttcggaatcagattccgaccccgttatcaaaatctcactaacgACCCGAAAACCtcaaaaattcaattttcggcatttcaagcctaaataagcggacctccaaatcacaatccgaacacgcccctaagcccgaaatcactcaatGGAACTAACGGAAtcgacggaattccattccggggccgtcttcacactgctccaactacggtccaaattctaaagcttaagctctcattaagGGACTATGtttcccaaaacactccgaaactcacaaCGAATCATCacggcaaatcaaaatagaagaaaaaaatacgGTGAagacagttaataggggatcagggcattaattctttaaatgaccggccgggtcgttacaactatCGGCTAAtacaatatatttttaaaaaagtaaatGTTATAATTCAAGTAAATTCAAACTTGAAAGATCTAAAATTATACTACTGACCGTGTGAGTTTCAATTTGAAACAGATGGAGCAGATTTTAATATTTGGAGAGGTATTTCtactattgaaaaaaaaaattaatgatGCAGGTTTAGTAGCATTCAATGAACACAACTTTTGAGCTTAAGGGAACATAGTAACATTTGTACAGATCTTGTATATATCTATAAATATTGGACTATAAACACATTTATAATTGTATATTATAACTTGAAATTATTATATAAATTTATAAACTTTAAATTTTGGATTCGTTTCTAATAACGTCGTTCTCGACTTTCTTGCAAACAATATCTGTAATAGAGTGTAGGTCCTGTACTAGGATCTAAAGATGGTAAACTTCTTGTTGGAAAACTAATTTAAAGTTATAGTACGATACCTTAATTGTTTAGGATTTGGTTTATTTAATTTATGTCTAAATTGGATTTGTAGTCAGAATTAATATAAGAATAGATTTTCCCATTTCTTGTTAAAATAGGTTTCATGCTATTATAAATAGGGGTATCGATAGATTATTTTAAGTGTGGAAATTTGTGAAAATTATAGAGAGCTTTCGtatattaataataaaatattttcctcacTTCTAATTTAGCATCCTTATATGCTAAATATTTAGGAGTCACAATTATAAACTTTTTTTAACTtgatcaaaattttgttattttattcctAATACCTAAAATACATAcctattttttcaaaataaaaccgACTTGTCTCATGATCTTTAAAACCTAAAACTTCAATCTCACAATATTCTGCAGATTTGCCTTGCCATGTATTTGGGGAAGATATGTCTTCAACAAGTATTAAAAGAGGCAGAAGCCGAGAAGATATAATCAGCAACTTGCCAACTGATGTAATATACTGTATTCTAGGGAAAATGCCTATTCGTGATATTATAAGAACGAATGTTCTATCAAAGAAGTGGAGATTTTACTACTTAAACATTCCGGAGTTAGTTTTTGATGAAGAATTCTGCAAAGAACTTAAAGACATTGCAAGAAAGAAATCTCGTGTATATCAATTTGATGAATACCGTGAATATATGAATCAATTTGATAAAATTGTCACCAAGTCTCTTATGCTTCATCTTGGTCGAATAGAGAGATTTAAAGTTTGTATTCCTGATTTCAAGTCAGGTAGGAGGGTTCTTGATGTTCTTGATGTGAACAAATGGATATTATACTTGTTTTCAAAGAACATCAAGAAACTAACCTTAAAACACAAGGACAAACACACTGAACATCTTAGATTACCTCcttatttcttttcttgtttggactTGATGTACTTGAAGCTCcaaaattttgttctttctccACCACCTGATTTTAAAGGTTTCCATAATATCGAGCAATTGACACTTATTGAGGTTGATCTTCCAAATATCTGTTTTGAAAGTATTCTTTTCGGTTGTCCTATTCTTGAAAGGCTGGAGTTGCATTGGTGCTCTGGTATTCATCATTTTAATATCAGCGGTTCTAATCTCAAGAGGTTGCATATCAAGGATGATGATGAGTTTGAATCTATCTGCTTAGCAGACGCTCCAAACTTGACTCAAGCTTTTGCAGTTCTTGGCTGATGGATCAGATGTAATACCAACGAGGCTTCCCTTTAATCTTAATTGTGCCATATGTCTTTACCTATCTCATCTTAATCTTGACGAATCAGATGAGGCCTCGTGCGTCCTTTGCTTGATAAGAAGCTCCCCATATTTACAGTATATGCAAATCCAGATGGATAATTCTGATGATGAAGAGTTTCATGTACTAGATGAAATGAAACGTTTCTCACATGAGACATTTAATCACCTCAAGGAAGTTAAACTAGTGAACATTACAGGAACAAGGCCTCAAATGAAGCTTATCGAGCTTCTATTAGCCAAGTCTCCGGCACTAGAGAGATTCTAATTGAGCCTAGGCCAGGAAATGAACCTCTTGATATAGTAGTTGAAATACTCGCTGAGCTAACAAAATTTCAGCGTGCATCACCTAAAGCAGTAGTTGTTTATGACTATGATAAGCATCGATGGTACGGTCATTATACTTTATATAGTAGTTGTTTGCCTCGCAGTCAGAAGTCTATCAAGAATTTAAACTTTATGGGTTCAACTTTTATGttttttagtattgaacctagTATATTCTTAAAGTTATAAGttcatataaaaaaaattacttagtcCAATAAGTTGTAATTAGTACATTATGCTATATTTTGTTTAAGATGCAGTTAAACAACTCTTTTGGGTTTTGATTAAAAAGGTTTTAGCAATTTGAAAATAAGTTTAAATTTAATTCCTTGACTACGTAAAGACATATTTACACAGATTAATctaaaaattgcacggggtgcCCTATTTGGtcacccccatttaacctatacctatttttttaaaagttttttaacttgtacccactttttaaataacttcagccccctttctccttcttctccttctccttctccttctccttctccttctcctcctttttcttttgctGTTGGTGCTTCTATGAAACTTCATTTTAGGGGATAATTGCCATAAGTatatttatcagattatttaaaaataaattataaataattacgtaagttagtagacaataatttgtgaatattttcacgtaattctgttcttttcacgtttattgtttccaaaatttatgattatgatactgttggcaatctgattattttataGTAGTAATACACTATGAAAGAATAAGATGATTATTtttctagtatgttagaaagctttttcaaaaactttagcttatatagtgctgaagtttttacaaatgaactaaataacttcagtatCTTccgctgaaatttttgaaaaaactttatgacaaaactaatgaatctaaAACAAAagaacttcagcttatatagtactgaagttttacaaatgaactaaataacttcagcattttctgctgaagtttttgaaaaagcttatccaggacaaaaaaacttcagcttattaagtGTCGAAGTTTTTACAATTGAagtaaataacttcagcatcttccactgaagtttttgaaaatgctttatgacaaaactaatgaatccaggacaaaaacacTTAAGctattttagtgctgaagtttttacaaatgaactaaataaattCAGCATCTTAtctaggacaaaaaaacttcagcgtaTTACTTTTGCTACTTCagacccgtctactagaatgctgaaggagcCTATAGATGGAGACCCTACAGAGCCCGTAAACTTTCGATTTAGAC
The Nicotiana sylvestris chromosome 11, ASM39365v2, whole genome shotgun sequence DNA segment above includes these coding regions:
- the LOC104241677 gene encoding F-box/FBD/LRR-repeat protein At1g13570-like, with translation MIEKGCDAYLAYVSDFSIDTPTVDSVPVVQDFPDVFPTDLPDLPCHVFGEDMSSTSIKRGRSREDIISNLPTDVIYCILGKMPIRDIIRTNVLSKKWRFYYLNIPELVFDEEFCKELKDIARKKSRVYQFDEYREYMNQFDKIVTKSLMLHLGRIERFKVCIPDFKSGRRVLDVLDVNKWILYLFSKNIKKLTLKHKDKHTEHLRLPPYFFSCLDLMYLKLQNFVLSPPPDFKGFHNIEQLTLIEVDLPNICFESILFGCPILERLELHWCSGIHHFNISGSNLKRLHIKDDDEFESICLADAPNLTQAFAVLG